In Armatimonadota bacterium, a single genomic region encodes these proteins:
- the prmC gene encoding peptide chain release factor N(5)-glutamine methyltransferase: protein MTLGDWIPAATQRLEQAGIASPRLEAQLLAAHVLLVDRTYILTHPEAEFNELAGETLLQRREAQEPLAYILGYREFYGRKFRVTPSVLIPRQETELLIEEALQLSPGTRTPPSAPRPKGGVTQHSSNSQPPTSNSPTRVLDIGTGSGCIAITLKLERPEWDVWAVDISGAALQVARENAETLGAEITFRHSDLFSGLEGEKFDLILSNPPYIGVEEPLPDEIKNHEPPTALFADNQGLKIYQQLAATYRDYLTEEGTIILEIGQTQGKAVAELFNGQILKDLSGNDRAVARYPRRLAGKSDGPASGESDFHPGQGFITKKEGDRLPHWTQDSAIYHVTFRLADSLPKKVLQEMLEERERLSRIKKLSPDSKRALDYLYSERIEDYLDSGAGECLMKQPNIADLVAEAIRHFQGERYELHAWCVMPNHVHLLIEPLQPHELPAILHSLKSFSSHAINKHLSRSGARWMPEYYDHIIRTEPAYRRVIEYIQQNPRKAGLPGWKWVAP, encoded by the coding sequence ATGACCCTTGGCGATTGGATTCCTGCGGCAACCCAACGGCTCGAACAAGCTGGAATCGCCTCGCCTCGCCTCGAAGCCCAGCTACTAGCCGCCCATGTGCTGCTCGTCGACCGCACTTACATCCTCACCCATCCAGAAGCAGAATTCAACGAACTGGCCGGCGAAACGCTGCTTCAAAGAAGAGAGGCCCAAGAGCCTCTCGCCTATATCCTTGGCTACCGCGAGTTCTACGGCCGAAAATTCCGAGTCACCCCTTCTGTGCTCATCCCTCGCCAAGAAACTGAGCTACTAATTGAAGAAGCCCTGCAGCTCTCCCCTGGAACGCGGACGCCCCCGTCTGCCCCGCGACCGAAGGGAGGCGTCACCCAACATTCTTCCAACTCCCAACCTCCAACTTCCAACTCTCCCACTAGAGTCCTCGACATCGGCACCGGCTCCGGCTGCATCGCGATCACCCTAAAACTCGAACGCCCTGAATGGGATGTCTGGGCCGTCGACATCAGCGGAGCCGCTCTCCAAGTCGCCCGCGAAAACGCCGAAACCCTCGGTGCCGAGATCACCTTCCGCCACTCCGACCTCTTCTCCGGACTCGAGGGCGAAAAGTTCGACCTAATCCTCTCCAACCCCCCCTACATCGGAGTCGAAGAACCCCTCCCGGATGAGATCAAGAACCACGAACCCCCCACCGCCCTCTTCGCCGACAACCAGGGCCTCAAAATCTACCAACAGCTAGCCGCCACCTACCGCGATTATCTAACTGAGGAGGGAACAATCATCCTTGAAATAGGTCAAACCCAGGGCAAAGCCGTCGCCGAGTTGTTCAACGGCCAAATCCTAAAGGACCTCAGCGGCAACGACCGGGCCGTCGCAAGGTACCCCCGGCGTCTCGCCGGGAAATCCGACGGCCCGGCAAGTGGAGAATCTGACTTCCACCCCGGACAAGGATTCATCACAAAGAAAGAGGGAGATCGCCTCCCCCACTGGACCCAAGATTCTGCCATCTACCACGTCACGTTCCGACTCGCCGACAGCCTCCCCAAGAAGGTGCTCCAAGAAATGCTTGAGGAACGAGAGCGACTATCGAGGATCAAAAAACTCTCCCCCGACTCCAAACGTGCACTTGACTACCTCTACTCCGAACGAATAGAGGACTACCTCGACAGCGGTGCCGGGGAATGTCTCATGAAACAACCCAATATTGCCGACCTCGTTGCTGAGGCGATCCGCCACTTCCAAGGGGAACGCTATGAACTCCATGCGTGGTGCGTCATGCCAAATCATGTACATCTTCTCATCGAGCCGCTCCAGCCTCACGAGCTTCCCGCAATCTTGCACAGCCTCAAATCATTCTCATCACACGCCATAAACAAGCACTTAAGTCGAAGTGGCGCGCGTTGGATGCCTGAATACTACGACCACATCATCCGTACCGAACCAGCTTATCGCAGGGTGATTGAGTACATCCAGCAGAACCCTCGGAAAGCTGGTCTACCCGGCTGGAAATGGGTAGCTCCCTGA
- the def gene encoding peptide deformylase, giving the protein MEIVVPDEFKHLYVKTVERPVVKIPDPVLRKIAADVAVDKKGITKKTNFLIDEMMRIMRKANGVGLAAPQVGISQRLFVMAPLDFRPTALINPKIIKAEGEQIGQEGCLSIPGLYGDVKRYDYIEVEAMDRKGRELVFELEGMPARVAQHEIDHLDGVLFIDKVDPATLHWEDPELHSRDED; this is encoded by the coding sequence ATGGAAATCGTGGTTCCAGATGAGTTCAAGCACCTCTACGTCAAAACCGTAGAGCGCCCTGTCGTCAAAATCCCCGATCCCGTCCTCCGAAAAATCGCCGCCGATGTCGCCGTAGACAAGAAAGGCATCACCAAGAAGACAAACTTTCTCATCGATGAAATGATGCGCATCATGCGCAAAGCTAACGGAGTCGGCCTTGCTGCCCCGCAGGTTGGGATTAGCCAGCGTCTGTTCGTCATGGCCCCGCTCGATTTCCGCCCAACCGCCCTGATCAATCCCAAAATCATCAAAGCCGAAGGCGAGCAGATCGGCCAAGAAGGCTGCCTCAGCATTCCCGGCCTCTATGGCGACGTCAAACGCTACGACTACATCGAAGTCGAAGCCATGGACCGAAAGGGAAGGGAACTTGTTTTTGAACTCGAAGGAATGCCCGCCCGGGTCGCCCAACACGAGATCGACCACCTCGACGGAGTACTGTTCATTGACAAAGTCGACCCTGCAACTCTCCACTGGGAAGACCCTGAATTACATTCCCGGGACGAGGATTAA
- the fmt gene encoding methionyl-tRNA formyltransferase, producing the protein MKIVYFGTSEFAVPALEKLAEHVVLVVTQPDRPSGRGMKLKSSPVKLKAIELGLPLETPERARDPEFVQRIQELEADVHVVAAYGQILSTKLLETAKRGGINLHGSILPEYRGAAPIQRAIMDGKTETGVTLMQMDKGMDTGDIIDIIHTPIGPDETYGELHLRLSLIAAAQIEGWIDRIVTGDYPRLPQDHERATYAAKISNEEREINLERDARDEYNRYRGLSPYPGVAINTRYGKLKLLEIRFMTDSPDLLVGELSYAQQTVIGATNGSFELVRVLPEGKRPMSGREWVANLRSVGKC; encoded by the coding sequence TTGAAAATTGTCTACTTCGGGACGAGTGAGTTCGCGGTTCCCGCTCTTGAAAAGCTAGCCGAACACGTTGTCCTCGTCGTGACTCAACCCGACCGCCCAAGCGGACGCGGGATGAAGCTCAAGTCGTCCCCCGTCAAGCTTAAGGCAATCGAACTCGGCCTCCCGCTCGAAACTCCCGAAAGGGCCCGCGACCCAGAGTTCGTTCAACGGATTCAAGAGTTAGAAGCCGACGTCCATGTCGTCGCAGCTTACGGCCAAATCCTCTCAACAAAGCTTCTGGAAACGGCAAAGCGAGGAGGCATCAACCTCCATGGCTCGATTCTTCCCGAATACCGAGGCGCCGCCCCGATCCAGCGCGCCATCATGGACGGCAAAACCGAAACCGGCGTCACCCTGATGCAGATGGATAAGGGGATGGACACAGGTGACATCATCGATATCATCCACACCCCAATCGGCCCTGACGAAACTTACGGTGAGCTACATCTCCGGCTGTCACTTATCGCCGCGGCTCAGATCGAAGGTTGGATCGACAGAATCGTCACTGGCGACTACCCGCGCCTGCCGCAGGATCACGAGAGGGCCACGTACGCCGCGAAGATTTCAAACGAGGAACGAGAGATCAACCTGGAAAGGGACGCGCGCGACGAATACAACCGATACAGGGGACTTAGTCCCTATCCCGGTGTTGCGATCAATACGCGTTATGGGAAGCTTAAACTCCTAGAAATCAGGTTCATGACCGACTCACCAGATCTCTTAGTTGGAGAGCTATCTTACGCTCAACAAACCGTCATCGGTGCAACCAATGGCAGCTTCGAGTTAGTTAGGGTGCTTCCCGAAGGCAAGAGACCCATGTCAGGTCGCGAATGGGTGGCAAACCTGCGATCCGTGGGTAAGTGTTAA
- a CDS encoding PEP-CTERM sorting domain-containing protein, with amino-acid sequence MNRILVLALAVSSSASIYAQSFTTSLTSGSGVSAAGVNVVPGTPGQTLTGSGTYTLQPAGSGFNRYDVRVTQNRVIAPFGLIDPPAPSSSTTLNGVTTTSTASNTNVTTTSLFGRQSGATFTLGASATHGNIIGQSASASTLISVAQAPLITGSFSSTSSASAGSPVVGVLSSATLWVFNFPGDPATGTATINLSNAAANFARGLDSLSVASQHRDNLRLEVRAFLNGVQVGSTATVSNTTLGVNIGSTSSSLALSSIPSITLTPADIYNQSKALTVETRLIGTAFFGDTTNLGDYTIASSTFSGVTVQGVPEPASIAGLSLGLLAFARRRKSK; translated from the coding sequence ATGAATCGGATTCTCGTATTGGCATTAGCAGTTTCTTCATCGGCTTCAATCTATGCTCAGTCGTTTACGACGAGCTTGACATCTGGAAGTGGCGTTAGCGCCGCGGGCGTAAACGTGGTGCCAGGTACTCCAGGGCAAACGTTAACTGGTAGCGGGACCTACACACTTCAACCTGCAGGAAGCGGATTCAACCGCTACGATGTTCGTGTTACGCAGAACCGGGTCATTGCTCCCTTCGGCCTGATTGATCCTCCGGCTCCATCGTCCAGCACGACGCTTAATGGCGTCACGACTACTTCGACGGCATCTAACACCAACGTGACGACTACCAGTCTGTTTGGCCGACAGTCAGGAGCAACGTTTACACTAGGCGCAAGTGCGACTCACGGAAACATTATTGGACAGTCCGCGTCAGCTTCAACCTTGATATCGGTTGCCCAAGCTCCGTTGATCACGGGATCGTTCTCTTCGACTTCTTCCGCGTCCGCGGGATCGCCGGTCGTAGGCGTTTTGTCGAGTGCCACTCTTTGGGTGTTTAACTTCCCAGGAGACCCAGCGACGGGAACGGCCACGATCAATCTCTCGAACGCTGCTGCAAACTTCGCTCGTGGTCTGGACAGCTTGAGCGTTGCGAGCCAACACAGAGACAACCTTAGATTGGAAGTTAGAGCCTTCTTGAATGGTGTCCAAGTTGGATCGACGGCAACTGTATCGAATACGACGCTGGGAGTCAACATCGGCTCCACAAGCTCCAGCCTTGCACTGAGCAGTATCCCTTCAATCACCTTGACTCCAGCAGATATTTACAACCAGTCCAAGGCCCTCACTGTTGAAACCAGGCTGATCGGAACGGCGTTCTTTGGAGACACAACCAACCTCGGAGACTACACAATCGCAAGTAGCACGTTTAGCGGCGTCACGGTTCAAGGAGTCCCTGAGCCTGCGTCCATTGCTGGACTATCACTCGGTCTGCTAGCCTTCGCTCGACGACGAAAGAGCAAGTAA
- the phoU gene encoding phosphate signaling complex protein PhoU, whose product MRTHFNERLQGLRTQVVSMGMSANDMVQKAVDSIVNADPSLANEVVKADDNMDRLERELLLQTALIIAQEGPVASDLKLLVSTLGIVSEIESVADHAVKLARRGTKLGTLFPSELKGTLRELCDAAKLQFTSSLKLYMEYEVELARSIVADDDQIDGRYATARNGVLELIKADPANARAMLRTIEIFHALEHVADHAVAISKRMQVIHEPPAQASDSEASSEGLS is encoded by the coding sequence ATGCGTACCCACTTTAACGAACGGCTCCAAGGACTTCGAACACAAGTTGTCTCGATGGGTATGTCTGCCAATGACATGGTTCAGAAGGCAGTGGATTCTATCGTCAACGCCGACCCATCGCTGGCGAATGAAGTGGTCAAGGCAGACGACAATATGGACAGATTGGAGCGCGAGCTATTGCTCCAAACTGCGCTTATTATTGCGCAGGAAGGCCCCGTTGCCAGCGATCTCAAACTCCTTGTCTCGACCTTGGGAATCGTGAGCGAAATCGAATCCGTGGCGGACCACGCCGTGAAGCTGGCACGCCGAGGGACAAAACTTGGCACCCTGTTCCCATCTGAACTCAAGGGGACTCTTCGCGAGTTGTGTGACGCCGCGAAGTTACAGTTCACGAGTTCGTTGAAGTTGTACATGGAGTACGAGGTTGAGCTTGCACGGAGCATTGTGGCCGACGATGACCAGATCGATGGCCGTTACGCCACCGCGAGAAACGGAGTTCTGGAACTCATCAAGGCTGATCCAGCAAACGCACGAGCTATGCTGCGAACTATTGAGATTTTTCACGCGCTGGAGCACGTTGCCGATCACGCAGTTGCTATCTCAAAGCGGATGCAAGTCATTCACGAACCGCCAGCTCAGGCCTCAGATTCAGAGGCGAGCAGCGAAGGCTTGAGCTGA
- a CDS encoding hemolysin family protein — MSEAPSGHPAVNIGISIALVVASALFVGGEYALVAMRRGRIEPLARKGNKSAQRLLRILDDMSPFIAGTQVGITIVGIAMGTITEPFVAYHLGRFLTFLDPAVVSIVSFISVLFALVVLGELVPKYIALKKPEQFMFMAYRALDLFIAVFKPIIWLATFTSQLILRPMGINVKETGKETIERDELLTILQTTSTDGVLEKEHANMVTRALRLDMLAARDVMVHRLDIQWLDIDLAGSELLARINKIRHTRIPVCRGDVDDIVGIVYLVDVLRLVQTNEFKLDKIVRPFVAIPENLPIERIITTMRDEKTQILIVMDEYGGTSGLISLEDVVEEVFGEMEDGPESERQPVEVHASGRVSAKAELRLDELISKLGLDPQLDESTETLANMIVNGLERIPRPGDTIESSIGLMRVENMARRRITRVGIQLKPSLLASESEA, encoded by the coding sequence ATGAGCGAAGCACCCTCTGGCCATCCGGCCGTCAACATCGGTATCAGCATTGCCCTCGTCGTGGCAAGTGCTTTGTTTGTCGGAGGCGAGTATGCGCTGGTTGCAATGCGCCGTGGGCGAATCGAGCCGCTCGCTCGCAAAGGCAATAAGTCCGCGCAACGCCTGCTTCGGATTCTAGATGACATGTCGCCGTTTATCGCGGGGACCCAGGTAGGAATCACGATTGTCGGAATCGCGATGGGAACCATCACGGAGCCTTTTGTTGCGTACCACTTGGGCCGGTTTCTGACCTTCTTAGATCCCGCGGTGGTCAGCATCGTTTCGTTCATCTCAGTCTTGTTTGCGCTCGTTGTTTTGGGTGAACTTGTCCCGAAATACATCGCACTAAAGAAGCCAGAGCAGTTTATGTTCATGGCGTACCGCGCGCTTGACTTGTTCATCGCGGTCTTCAAGCCGATCATTTGGCTTGCGACGTTCACTTCCCAGCTGATTCTGAGGCCAATGGGGATAAATGTTAAAGAGACTGGGAAGGAGACGATTGAGCGAGACGAGCTTCTAACGATTTTGCAGACGACTTCGACCGACGGAGTCTTAGAAAAGGAGCATGCGAACATGGTGACGCGAGCGCTGCGGTTGGACATGCTTGCGGCAAGGGACGTGATGGTTCACCGGCTAGATATCCAGTGGCTCGATATTGACCTTGCGGGGAGCGAATTGTTGGCGAGGATCAACAAGATTCGTCATACCCGAATCCCGGTTTGCCGGGGAGATGTCGACGATATTGTTGGCATCGTTTATCTTGTTGATGTTCTTCGATTAGTACAGACAAACGAGTTCAAACTTGATAAAATCGTTCGTCCGTTTGTAGCAATTCCGGAGAACCTGCCCATTGAACGGATCATCACCACGATGCGCGACGAGAAGACGCAGATCCTGATCGTGATGGACGAGTACGGTGGAACGAGCGGTTTGATTAGCCTGGAAGACGTCGTTGAAGAAGTCTTTGGCGAGATGGAAGACGGACCGGAGAGCGAGCGGCAACCCGTCGAAGTTCATGCTTCGGGTCGTGTCTCCGCTAAAGCTGAGCTGCGGTTGGACGAGCTGATTTCAAAGCTCGGCCTCGATCCTCAGTTGGACGAGTCGACAGAAACTCTGGCGAATATGATCGTGAATGGCCTGGAGAGGATTCCGCGACCTGGAGATACGATTGAGTCGAGCATTGGCTTGATGCGAGTTGAGAACATGGCACGGCGACGGATTACGCGGGTCGGAATTCAGCTCAAGCCTTCGCTGCTCGCCTCTGAATCTGAGGCCTGA
- a CDS encoding polysaccharide deacetylase family protein has product MFIPFALLFHPGQPAAQGGKVKVKPPVVAPKGNLNGRVFIVMYHHIKEGNNLMFRSASKFRGDLERMYRMGFRPVTVTDYVNNQMQVPSGKTPVVITFDDAHDNQFHILKDGSIDPACAVGIWKKFSEEHPDFPVVGTWYVLPNLWGQQSLQKKKIQMLQGWGSEIGNHTIHHNDLRKMSDATVMSEIAGMNLKLQKLGVPANMPFCPPYGSFPKNRALLKSFKYKGLTIQHSSACQAGWCPAFSPNDKKNFSKYYMLRLHGNGRKYGIDWWLNEVEAGRCKVYIAP; this is encoded by the coding sequence ATGTTCATTCCGTTCGCTCTTCTTTTTCACCCAGGGCAACCCGCAGCGCAGGGCGGAAAAGTAAAGGTTAAGCCTCCCGTAGTTGCTCCTAAGGGCAACTTGAACGGTAGGGTTTTCATCGTGATGTACCATCACATTAAGGAAGGAAACAACTTGATGTTCCGGTCTGCCTCAAAGTTCCGGGGCGACCTGGAGCGAATGTATCGGATGGGCTTTCGGCCGGTCACCGTGACCGACTACGTGAACAACCAGATGCAGGTGCCGAGTGGCAAGACTCCAGTTGTCATCACGTTTGATGATGCACACGACAACCAGTTTCACATCCTCAAGGACGGCTCAATCGACCCTGCTTGTGCGGTAGGAATCTGGAAGAAGTTCTCTGAAGAGCATCCCGATTTTCCGGTCGTGGGGACCTGGTACGTGTTGCCAAATCTTTGGGGCCAACAGAGTCTGCAGAAGAAAAAAATCCAGATGTTGCAGGGCTGGGGATCGGAGATCGGAAACCACACGATTCACCATAACGATTTGCGCAAGATGAGTGACGCGACAGTTATGTCCGAGATTGCAGGGATGAATCTTAAACTCCAGAAGCTGGGGGTTCCGGCAAACATGCCATTCTGCCCACCCTATGGTTCGTTTCCCAAAAACCGAGCTTTGCTGAAGTCATTTAAGTACAAGGGACTGACGATTCAGCATTCCTCGGCTTGTCAGGCCGGCTGGTGTCCGGCGTTTTCACCGAACGACAAAAAGAACTTTTCGAAATACTACATGCTGCGGCTCCACGGCAATGGTCGCAAGTATGGCATCGACTGGTGGCTCAACGAAGTCGAGGCCGGAAGGTGTAAAGTATATATAGCCCCCTAA
- a CDS encoding MBL fold metallo-hydrolase, with product MQVRLLGTGGSDGIPAFYGNDRVSAYARQHRGKEIRTRAAAIVDGTLKIDLGPDTLCQLNACGLEARDWTALFFTHSDGDHLCLSELQYGLFPFVECEELEFTVYGNETVCGLINEKYPKWPIDLVRTFKNEVYLHEGYEVIPVEATHTPGEECHNLIFAKNGVSFLYATDTGVYSESTYGVLVARQLDALVIECSDGKVKTPYVGHMDLAQCVEVVSRLRHSGALREGAQVVTTHHTAGGDLTHAELEEILRPYDIVPGFDGMVIEI from the coding sequence ATGCAGGTTCGACTCCTTGGCACTGGTGGCTCCGACGGCATCCCCGCGTTTTATGGGAACGACCGGGTGAGTGCATATGCTCGACAGCATCGCGGGAAGGAGATCCGGACTCGGGCGGCAGCGATTGTTGATGGCACCCTGAAGATTGACTTAGGGCCGGATACGCTTTGCCAGCTCAACGCTTGCGGGCTAGAGGCGCGGGATTGGACAGCGTTGTTCTTTACTCATTCAGATGGGGATCATCTTTGTTTGTCGGAGCTGCAATACGGGTTATTTCCGTTTGTTGAATGCGAAGAGCTGGAGTTCACGGTCTACGGCAATGAGACGGTCTGCGGCTTGATCAACGAGAAGTATCCGAAATGGCCTATCGATTTGGTTAGGACGTTTAAGAACGAGGTCTATCTTCACGAAGGGTATGAGGTGATTCCGGTTGAGGCAACGCACACGCCCGGAGAGGAGTGCCACAATCTGATTTTCGCCAAGAATGGAGTGTCATTCTTGTACGCAACCGATACAGGGGTGTATTCGGAATCGACGTATGGTGTTCTGGTAGCGCGGCAGTTGGACGCTTTGGTGATCGAGTGCTCTGACGGCAAGGTGAAGACACCTTACGTCGGTCACATGGATTTGGCGCAGTGCGTCGAGGTTGTCTCGCGCTTGCGCCATTCGGGTGCGCTGCGCGAGGGAGCCCAAGTGGTGACGACGCACCATACAGCGGGCGGGGATTTAACCCACGCTGAACTCGAAGAAATCCTGCGACCCTATGACATCGTTCCGGGTTTTGATGGCATGGTCATCGAAATCTGA